A region of Struthio camelus isolate bStrCam1 chromosome 30, bStrCam1.hap1, whole genome shotgun sequence DNA encodes the following proteins:
- the MSTO1 gene encoding protein misato homolog 1 isoform X4, with product MAAAVTLQLGHYAGCVGAHWRGDVATYEAGAEPDAGRRRGDASSEGEGSCSAPARDAPPPLSRLTAYQDVYSGGSVQVWSDYLKVHLHPKSVFVIHQYNHDGDSGRLEAFGQGESLVQDPVCLEELEDRLHFFVEECDYLQGFQVLCDLHNGFSGVGAKVTELLHDEYCGRGILTWGLTPVMHKTGQREKDFYRLMNTALGIVHLSSQSSLFCPLSLSGSLGIKSEPPITFPYINYDASLNYHSSAILAAVLDTLTVPYRLSTSQCSMMHLAEMLNFSGRKVVAALAAVPFPIVHGHSLPDTLGTHQQNVPWKLLSSYGEQKVSRCFAQSVVLRGICKENCNSNCPGKQPASALHACETAEQILQHYLHTLSPGAFSTSHVLKQPCHTLPPYPQFFSSLLTREGFLLDRPLSYSSTAVESIPVLTALQSSPVLHTVLYSLYRDLQKLDTRRWASFFSTGVEQDDFKEALHELRTLAQCYKTSFEADESEDETDSD from the exons atggcggcggcggtgacgctgcagctggggcactACGCGGGCTGCGTGGGCGCCCACTG GCGCGGGGACGTGGCCACCTACGAGGCCGGCGCGGAGCCGGACGCCGGGCGGCGGAGG GGAGACGCTTCCTCGGAGGGCGAGGGCAGCTGCAGCGCTCCTGCCAGAG ATGCACCTCCTCCCCTTTCACGGCTAACTGCTTACCAGGACGTTTATTCAGGCGGAAGCGTGCAGGTTTGGTCCGATTACCTCAAAGTGCACTTGCACCCCAAGAGCGTCTTTGTGATTCATCAGTACAACCACGATGG GGATTCTGGTCGTCTAGAAGCCTTTGGACAAGGTGAAAGTCTGGTGCAGGATCCTGTATGTCTAGAGGAGTTGGAAGATCGGCTGCACTTTTTTGTGGAAGAATGTGATTACCTACAG GGATTTCAAGTCCTGTGTGACCTACACAATGGATTTTCTGGAGTTGGTGCCAAGGTGACAGAACTGCTCCATGACGAGTATTGTGGAAGGGGAATCCTGACCTGGGGGTTGACTCCAGTCATGCATAAAACAGGA CAGCGTGAAAAGGACTTTTACAGACTGATGAACACAGCCCTAGGAATCGTCCATCTCTCCAGTCAGAGCTCGCTATTTTGCCCACTGTCACTCAGTGGGAGTCTAGGAATCAAGTCAGAACCTCCCATTACATTTCCCTATATAAACTATGAC GCATCACTTAACTACCACAGCAGTGCAATCCTGGCAGCAGTACTCGATACTCTTACTGTTCCTTATCGACTCTCTACCTCGCAGTGTTCTATGATGCACCTTGCTGAAATGCTTAACTTCTCTGGGCGGAAG GTTGTGGCTGCATTGGCTGCTGTACCCTTTCCTATCGTACATGGCCACTCGCTCCCGGATACTTTAGGCACCCACCAGCAGAACGTGCCCTGGAAGCTTCTGTCTTCATACGGAGAGCAAAAGGTCAGCCGCTGTTTCGCTCAGTCTGTTGTGCTAAGaggaatttgcaaagaaaattgtAACAG CAACTGTCCAGGAAAGCAGCCTGCTTCTGCACTCCATGCTTGTGAGACAGCCGAGCAGATTCTGCAGCATTACTTACACACGTTGTCTCCTGGGGCATTCAG CACATCTCACGTGCTTAAGCAGCCATGTCATACCTTACCTCCGTATCcccagtttttttcctctcttctcaccAGAGAAGGCTTCCTTTTGGACAGACCTCTCAGTTATTCCTCAACAG ctgtCGAAAGCATTCCTGTACTGACCGCACTGCAGTCCTCACCTGTTCTGCACACAGTCCTCTACAGTTTATACAGGGATCTACAGAAGTTGGATACGCGGCGATGGGCTAGCTTTTTCTCCACAGGAGTCGAACAGGATGACTTTAAAGAAGCCCTGCATGAACTAAGAACTCTAGCACAGTGCTATAAAACAAGTTTTGAAGCAGATGAATCTGAAGATGAAACAGATTCAGACTAA
- the MSTO1 gene encoding protein misato homolog 1 isoform X5, whose translation MAAAVTLQLGHYAGCVGAHWRGDVATYEAGAEPDAGRRRGDASSEGEGSCSAPARDAPPPLSRLTAYQDVYSGGSVQVWSDYLKVHLHPKSVFVIHQYNHDGDSGRLEAFGQGESLVQDPVCLEELEDRLHFFVEECDYLQGFQVLCDLHNGFSGVGAKVTELLHDEYCGRGILTWGLTPVMHKTGREKDFYRLMNTALGIVHLSSQSSLFCPLSLSGSLGIKSEPPITFPYINYDASLNYHSSAILAAVLDTLTVPYRLSTSQCSMMHLAEMLNFSGRKVVAALAAVPFPIVHGHSLPDTLGTHQQNVPWKLLSSYGEQKVSRCFAQSVVLRGICKENCNSNCPGKQPASALHACETAEQILQHYLHTLSPGAFSTSHVLKQPCHTLPPYPQFFSSLLTREGFLLDRPLSYSSTAVESIPVLTALQSSPVLHTVLYSLYRDLQKLDTRRWASFFSTGVEQDDFKEALHELRTLAQCYKTSFEADESEDETDSD comes from the exons atggcggcggcggtgacgctgcagctggggcactACGCGGGCTGCGTGGGCGCCCACTG GCGCGGGGACGTGGCCACCTACGAGGCCGGCGCGGAGCCGGACGCCGGGCGGCGGAGG GGAGACGCTTCCTCGGAGGGCGAGGGCAGCTGCAGCGCTCCTGCCAGAG ATGCACCTCCTCCCCTTTCACGGCTAACTGCTTACCAGGACGTTTATTCAGGCGGAAGCGTGCAGGTTTGGTCCGATTACCTCAAAGTGCACTTGCACCCCAAGAGCGTCTTTGTGATTCATCAGTACAACCACGATGG GGATTCTGGTCGTCTAGAAGCCTTTGGACAAGGTGAAAGTCTGGTGCAGGATCCTGTATGTCTAGAGGAGTTGGAAGATCGGCTGCACTTTTTTGTGGAAGAATGTGATTACCTACAG GGATTTCAAGTCCTGTGTGACCTACACAATGGATTTTCTGGAGTTGGTGCCAAGGTGACAGAACTGCTCCATGACGAGTATTGTGGAAGGGGAATCCTGACCTGGGGGTTGACTCCAGTCATGCATAAAACAGGA CGTGAAAAGGACTTTTACAGACTGATGAACACAGCCCTAGGAATCGTCCATCTCTCCAGTCAGAGCTCGCTATTTTGCCCACTGTCACTCAGTGGGAGTCTAGGAATCAAGTCAGAACCTCCCATTACATTTCCCTATATAAACTATGAC GCATCACTTAACTACCACAGCAGTGCAATCCTGGCAGCAGTACTCGATACTCTTACTGTTCCTTATCGACTCTCTACCTCGCAGTGTTCTATGATGCACCTTGCTGAAATGCTTAACTTCTCTGGGCGGAAG GTTGTGGCTGCATTGGCTGCTGTACCCTTTCCTATCGTACATGGCCACTCGCTCCCGGATACTTTAGGCACCCACCAGCAGAACGTGCCCTGGAAGCTTCTGTCTTCATACGGAGAGCAAAAGGTCAGCCGCTGTTTCGCTCAGTCTGTTGTGCTAAGaggaatttgcaaagaaaattgtAACAG CAACTGTCCAGGAAAGCAGCCTGCTTCTGCACTCCATGCTTGTGAGACAGCCGAGCAGATTCTGCAGCATTACTTACACACGTTGTCTCCTGGGGCATTCAG CACATCTCACGTGCTTAAGCAGCCATGTCATACCTTACCTCCGTATCcccagtttttttcctctcttctcaccAGAGAAGGCTTCCTTTTGGACAGACCTCTCAGTTATTCCTCAACAG ctgtCGAAAGCATTCCTGTACTGACCGCACTGCAGTCCTCACCTGTTCTGCACACAGTCCTCTACAGTTTATACAGGGATCTACAGAAGTTGGATACGCGGCGATGGGCTAGCTTTTTCTCCACAGGAGTCGAACAGGATGACTTTAAAGAAGCCCTGCATGAACTAAGAACTCTAGCACAGTGCTATAAAACAAGTTTTGAAGCAGATGAATCTGAAGATGAAACAGATTCAGACTAA
- the MSTO1 gene encoding protein misato homolog 1 isoform X3, producing MAAAVTLQLGHYAGCVGAHWWGLQARGRGHLRGRRGAGRRAAEGRRFLGGRGQLQRSCQRGMFSVEMTLLHNGPFPDAPPPLSRLTAYQDVYSGGSVQVWSDYLKVHLHPKSVFVIHQYNHDGDSGRLEAFGQGESLVQDPVCLEELEDRLHFFVEECDYLQGFQVLCDLHNGFSGVGAKVTELLHDEYCGRGILTWGLTPVMHKTGQREKDFYRLMNTALGIVHLSSQSSLFCPLSLSGSLGIKSEPPITFPYINYDASLNYHSSAILAAVLDTLTVPYRLSTSQCSMMHLAEMLNFSGRKVVAALAAVPFPIVHGHSLPDTLGTHQQNVPWKLLSSYGEQKVSRCFAQSVVLRGICKENCNSNCPGKQPASALHACETAEQILQHYLHTLSPGAFSTSHVLKQPCHTLPPYPQFFSSLLTREGFLLDRPLSYSSTAVESIPVLTALQSSPVLHTVLYSLYRDLQKLDTRRWASFFSTGVEQDDFKEALHELRTLAQCYKTSFEADESEDETDSD from the exons atggcggcggcggtgacgctgcagctggggcactACGCGGGCTGCGTGGGCGCCCACTGGTGGGGGCTGCAg GCGCGGGGACGTGGCCACCTACGAGGCCGGCGCGGAGCCGGACGCCGGGCGGCGGAGG GGAGACGCTTCCTCGGAGGGCGAGGGCAGCTGCAGCGCTCCTGCCAGAG ggGGATGTTCAGTGTTGAAATGACCCTTCTTCATAATGGTCCCTTTCCAGATGCACCTCCTCCCCTTTCACGGCTAACTGCTTACCAGGACGTTTATTCAGGCGGAAGCGTGCAGGTTTGGTCCGATTACCTCAAAGTGCACTTGCACCCCAAGAGCGTCTTTGTGATTCATCAGTACAACCACGATGG GGATTCTGGTCGTCTAGAAGCCTTTGGACAAGGTGAAAGTCTGGTGCAGGATCCTGTATGTCTAGAGGAGTTGGAAGATCGGCTGCACTTTTTTGTGGAAGAATGTGATTACCTACAG GGATTTCAAGTCCTGTGTGACCTACACAATGGATTTTCTGGAGTTGGTGCCAAGGTGACAGAACTGCTCCATGACGAGTATTGTGGAAGGGGAATCCTGACCTGGGGGTTGACTCCAGTCATGCATAAAACAGGA CAGCGTGAAAAGGACTTTTACAGACTGATGAACACAGCCCTAGGAATCGTCCATCTCTCCAGTCAGAGCTCGCTATTTTGCCCACTGTCACTCAGTGGGAGTCTAGGAATCAAGTCAGAACCTCCCATTACATTTCCCTATATAAACTATGAC GCATCACTTAACTACCACAGCAGTGCAATCCTGGCAGCAGTACTCGATACTCTTACTGTTCCTTATCGACTCTCTACCTCGCAGTGTTCTATGATGCACCTTGCTGAAATGCTTAACTTCTCTGGGCGGAAG GTTGTGGCTGCATTGGCTGCTGTACCCTTTCCTATCGTACATGGCCACTCGCTCCCGGATACTTTAGGCACCCACCAGCAGAACGTGCCCTGGAAGCTTCTGTCTTCATACGGAGAGCAAAAGGTCAGCCGCTGTTTCGCTCAGTCTGTTGTGCTAAGaggaatttgcaaagaaaattgtAACAG CAACTGTCCAGGAAAGCAGCCTGCTTCTGCACTCCATGCTTGTGAGACAGCCGAGCAGATTCTGCAGCATTACTTACACACGTTGTCTCCTGGGGCATTCAG CACATCTCACGTGCTTAAGCAGCCATGTCATACCTTACCTCCGTATCcccagtttttttcctctcttctcaccAGAGAAGGCTTCCTTTTGGACAGACCTCTCAGTTATTCCTCAACAG ctgtCGAAAGCATTCCTGTACTGACCGCACTGCAGTCCTCACCTGTTCTGCACACAGTCCTCTACAGTTTATACAGGGATCTACAGAAGTTGGATACGCGGCGATGGGCTAGCTTTTTCTCCACAGGAGTCGAACAGGATGACTTTAAAGAAGCCCTGCATGAACTAAGAACTCTAGCACAGTGCTATAAAACAAGTTTTGAAGCAGATGAATCTGAAGATGAAACAGATTCAGACTAA
- the MSTO1 gene encoding protein misato homolog 1 isoform X2, protein MAAAVTLQLGHYAGCVGAHWWGLQEAAPRQAAELRAAVLLREAAGREPPAPRLVALELKGAGTWPPTRPARSRTPGGGGETLPRRARAAAALLPEVRAIPAPPFFWPVLDAPPPLSRLTAYQDVYSGGSVQVWSDYLKVHLHPKSVFVIHQYNHDGDSGRLEAFGQGESLVQDPVCLEELEDRLHFFVEECDYLQGFQVLCDLHNGFSGVGAKVTELLHDEYCGRGILTWGLTPVMHKTGREKDFYRLMNTALGIVHLSSQSSLFCPLSLSGSLGIKSEPPITFPYINYDASLNYHSSAILAAVLDTLTVPYRLSTSQCSMMHLAEMLNFSGRKVVAALAAVPFPIVHGHSLPDTLGTHQQNVPWKLLSSYGEQKVSRCFAQSVVLRGICKENCNSNCPGKQPASALHACETAEQILQHYLHTLSPGAFSTSHVLKQPCHTLPPYPQFFSSLLTREGFLLDRPLSYSSTAVESIPVLTALQSSPVLHTVLYSLYRDLQKLDTRRWASFFSTGVEQDDFKEALHELRTLAQCYKTSFEADESEDETDSD, encoded by the exons atggcggcggcggtgacgctgcagctggggcactACGCGGGCTGCGTGGGCGCCCACTGGTGGGGGCTGCAg gaGGCCGCGCCGCGCCAGGCCGCCGAGCTGCGCGCCGCCGTGCtgctgcgggaggcggccgggcgggagccccccgcgccgcgcctcgTCGCGCTGGAGCTGAAAG GCGCGGGGACGTGGCCACCTACGAGGCCGGCGCGGAGCCGGACGCCGGGCGGCGGAGG GGAGACGCTTCCTCGGAGGGCGAGGGCAGCTGCAGCGCTCCTGCCAGAGGTGCGTGCCATCCCCGCGCCTCCCTTCTTTTGGCCGGTTCTCG ATGCACCTCCTCCCCTTTCACGGCTAACTGCTTACCAGGACGTTTATTCAGGCGGAAGCGTGCAGGTTTGGTCCGATTACCTCAAAGTGCACTTGCACCCCAAGAGCGTCTTTGTGATTCATCAGTACAACCACGATGG GGATTCTGGTCGTCTAGAAGCCTTTGGACAAGGTGAAAGTCTGGTGCAGGATCCTGTATGTCTAGAGGAGTTGGAAGATCGGCTGCACTTTTTTGTGGAAGAATGTGATTACCTACAG GGATTTCAAGTCCTGTGTGACCTACACAATGGATTTTCTGGAGTTGGTGCCAAGGTGACAGAACTGCTCCATGACGAGTATTGTGGAAGGGGAATCCTGACCTGGGGGTTGACTCCAGTCATGCATAAAACAGGA CGTGAAAAGGACTTTTACAGACTGATGAACACAGCCCTAGGAATCGTCCATCTCTCCAGTCAGAGCTCGCTATTTTGCCCACTGTCACTCAGTGGGAGTCTAGGAATCAAGTCAGAACCTCCCATTACATTTCCCTATATAAACTATGAC GCATCACTTAACTACCACAGCAGTGCAATCCTGGCAGCAGTACTCGATACTCTTACTGTTCCTTATCGACTCTCTACCTCGCAGTGTTCTATGATGCACCTTGCTGAAATGCTTAACTTCTCTGGGCGGAAG GTTGTGGCTGCATTGGCTGCTGTACCCTTTCCTATCGTACATGGCCACTCGCTCCCGGATACTTTAGGCACCCACCAGCAGAACGTGCCCTGGAAGCTTCTGTCTTCATACGGAGAGCAAAAGGTCAGCCGCTGTTTCGCTCAGTCTGTTGTGCTAAGaggaatttgcaaagaaaattgtAACAG CAACTGTCCAGGAAAGCAGCCTGCTTCTGCACTCCATGCTTGTGAGACAGCCGAGCAGATTCTGCAGCATTACTTACACACGTTGTCTCCTGGGGCATTCAG CACATCTCACGTGCTTAAGCAGCCATGTCATACCTTACCTCCGTATCcccagtttttttcctctcttctcaccAGAGAAGGCTTCCTTTTGGACAGACCTCTCAGTTATTCCTCAACAG ctgtCGAAAGCATTCCTGTACTGACCGCACTGCAGTCCTCACCTGTTCTGCACACAGTCCTCTACAGTTTATACAGGGATCTACAGAAGTTGGATACGCGGCGATGGGCTAGCTTTTTCTCCACAGGAGTCGAACAGGATGACTTTAAAGAAGCCCTGCATGAACTAAGAACTCTAGCACAGTGCTATAAAACAAGTTTTGAAGCAGATGAATCTGAAGATGAAACAGATTCAGACTAA
- the MSTO1 gene encoding protein misato homolog 1 isoform X1, with product MAAAVTLQLGHYAGCVGAHWWGLQEAAPRQAAELRAAVLLREAAGREPPAPRLVALELKGAGTWPPTRPARSRTPGGGGETLPRRARAAAALLPEVRAIPAPPFFWPVLDAPPPLSRLTAYQDVYSGGSVQVWSDYLKVHLHPKSVFVIHQYNHDGDSGRLEAFGQGESLVQDPVCLEELEDRLHFFVEECDYLQGFQVLCDLHNGFSGVGAKVTELLHDEYCGRGILTWGLTPVMHKTGQREKDFYRLMNTALGIVHLSSQSSLFCPLSLSGSLGIKSEPPITFPYINYDASLNYHSSAILAAVLDTLTVPYRLSTSQCSMMHLAEMLNFSGRKVVAALAAVPFPIVHGHSLPDTLGTHQQNVPWKLLSSYGEQKVSRCFAQSVVLRGICKENCNSNCPGKQPASALHACETAEQILQHYLHTLSPGAFSTSHVLKQPCHTLPPYPQFFSSLLTREGFLLDRPLSYSSTAVESIPVLTALQSSPVLHTVLYSLYRDLQKLDTRRWASFFSTGVEQDDFKEALHELRTLAQCYKTSFEADESEDETDSD from the exons atggcggcggcggtgacgctgcagctggggcactACGCGGGCTGCGTGGGCGCCCACTGGTGGGGGCTGCAg gaGGCCGCGCCGCGCCAGGCCGCCGAGCTGCGCGCCGCCGTGCtgctgcgggaggcggccgggcgggagccccccgcgccgcgcctcgTCGCGCTGGAGCTGAAAG GCGCGGGGACGTGGCCACCTACGAGGCCGGCGCGGAGCCGGACGCCGGGCGGCGGAGG GGAGACGCTTCCTCGGAGGGCGAGGGCAGCTGCAGCGCTCCTGCCAGAGGTGCGTGCCATCCCCGCGCCTCCCTTCTTTTGGCCGGTTCTCG ATGCACCTCCTCCCCTTTCACGGCTAACTGCTTACCAGGACGTTTATTCAGGCGGAAGCGTGCAGGTTTGGTCCGATTACCTCAAAGTGCACTTGCACCCCAAGAGCGTCTTTGTGATTCATCAGTACAACCACGATGG GGATTCTGGTCGTCTAGAAGCCTTTGGACAAGGTGAAAGTCTGGTGCAGGATCCTGTATGTCTAGAGGAGTTGGAAGATCGGCTGCACTTTTTTGTGGAAGAATGTGATTACCTACAG GGATTTCAAGTCCTGTGTGACCTACACAATGGATTTTCTGGAGTTGGTGCCAAGGTGACAGAACTGCTCCATGACGAGTATTGTGGAAGGGGAATCCTGACCTGGGGGTTGACTCCAGTCATGCATAAAACAGGA CAGCGTGAAAAGGACTTTTACAGACTGATGAACACAGCCCTAGGAATCGTCCATCTCTCCAGTCAGAGCTCGCTATTTTGCCCACTGTCACTCAGTGGGAGTCTAGGAATCAAGTCAGAACCTCCCATTACATTTCCCTATATAAACTATGAC GCATCACTTAACTACCACAGCAGTGCAATCCTGGCAGCAGTACTCGATACTCTTACTGTTCCTTATCGACTCTCTACCTCGCAGTGTTCTATGATGCACCTTGCTGAAATGCTTAACTTCTCTGGGCGGAAG GTTGTGGCTGCATTGGCTGCTGTACCCTTTCCTATCGTACATGGCCACTCGCTCCCGGATACTTTAGGCACCCACCAGCAGAACGTGCCCTGGAAGCTTCTGTCTTCATACGGAGAGCAAAAGGTCAGCCGCTGTTTCGCTCAGTCTGTTGTGCTAAGaggaatttgcaaagaaaattgtAACAG CAACTGTCCAGGAAAGCAGCCTGCTTCTGCACTCCATGCTTGTGAGACAGCCGAGCAGATTCTGCAGCATTACTTACACACGTTGTCTCCTGGGGCATTCAG CACATCTCACGTGCTTAAGCAGCCATGTCATACCTTACCTCCGTATCcccagtttttttcctctcttctcaccAGAGAAGGCTTCCTTTTGGACAGACCTCTCAGTTATTCCTCAACAG ctgtCGAAAGCATTCCTGTACTGACCGCACTGCAGTCCTCACCTGTTCTGCACACAGTCCTCTACAGTTTATACAGGGATCTACAGAAGTTGGATACGCGGCGATGGGCTAGCTTTTTCTCCACAGGAGTCGAACAGGATGACTTTAAAGAAGCCCTGCATGAACTAAGAACTCTAGCACAGTGCTATAAAACAAGTTTTGAAGCAGATGAATCTGAAGATGAAACAGATTCAGACTAA
- the DAP3 gene encoding small ribosomal subunit protein mS29, translated as MLRSVKGVVYHAPKLGHRHALHTTAKDWLSSVVSQDVQILAEKSRAIFRTSENDPANHAEHHEGRHYSIPLQEVKAVFPHGLPSPFQQQIKTFNEACLMVRKPALELFTYLKSSSFAHPAIRYVIYGEKGTGKTMTLCHVVHYCARQGWLVLHVPDAHLWVKNCRELMQSSYNKERLDQPLQASFWLRNFKTANERFLKEIKTQQKYVWGKRESTEEGRPLGEVVEQGLARVRNASDAVGVVLKEIKQQCHLGSFRLLVAVDGVNALWGKTTLRKEDKSPVSPEELTLVYNLRKMVMNDWNGGAIVTTLSQTGSLFKPSSAYLPHELLGKEGFDALDPFVPIRVSNYSPQEFESCYRYYLERKWLQHERARTAEGRDELRFLSGANPRQLQRLAGPL; from the exons atgctgagaagCGTGAAAGGAGTGGTCTACCATGCTCCTAAG ttGGGCCACAGACATGCTCTCCACACTACTGCCAAGGACTGGTTAAGTTCTGTTGTCAGCCAGGATGTCCAAATCCTGGCAGAAAAATCAAGAGCAATTTTCCGTACCAGTGAAAATGACCCG GCCAACCACGCAGAACACCATGAGGGTCGCCACTATAGCATTCCGCTTCAGGAGGTGAAAGCTGTGTTTCCACATGGACTTCCTAGTCCTTTCCAGCAGCAG ATTAAGACCTTCAATGAAGCCTGCCTGATGGTGCGAAAACCAGCTCTGGAACTCTTCACTTACCTGAAAAGCTCCAGCTTTGCCCACCCAGCAATCAGATATGTTATCT ATGGTGAGAAAGGAACAGGGAAAACTATGACTCTGTGTCATGTGGTTCACTACTGTGCAAGGCAAGGCTGGCTGGTACTGCACGTCCCAGATG CTCATCTTTGGGTGAAAAACTGCAGGGAGCTTATGCAGTCATCCTATAACAAAGAACGGCTCGATCAGCCTTTGCAAGCGTCTTTCTGGCTCAGGAACTTCAAAACTGCAAACGAGCGCTTCTTAAAAGAG ataaaaacacaacaaaaatatgTGTGGGGCAAACGGGAAAGTACTGAGGAGGGCAGACCACTGGGTGAAGTGGTGGAGCAG GGTTTAGCTCGAGTGAGAAACGCCAGCGATGCTGTAGGGGTGGTGCTGAAAGAGATAAAGCAGCAATGTCATCTTGGTTCATTTAGACTTCTGGTGGCAGTGGATGGAGTCAACGCACTCTGGGGAAAGACTACATTaaggaaagaagacaaaagcCCT GTTTCTCCGGAAGAACTGACACTCGTGTACAATCTGAGAAAGATGGTGATGAATGATTGG AACGGCGGTGCTATTGTGACGACACTTAGCCAAACAGGCTCTCTGTTCAAACCGAGTTCTGCCTATTTGCCCCATGAGTTACTAGGGAAG gAAGGTTTCGACGCTTTGGACCCTTTCGTCCCTATCCGCGTCTCGAACTACAGCCCGCAGGAGTTTGAGAGCTGTTACCGCTACTACCTCGAGCGCAAGTGGCTTCAGCACGAGCGAG CGCGCACGGCGGAGGGCCGGGACGAGCTGCGCTTCCTCAGCGGCGCCAACCCGCGGCAGCTGCAGCGCCTGGCCGGGCCCCTGTGA